A stretch of the Metopolophium dirhodum isolate CAU chromosome 8, ASM1992520v1, whole genome shotgun sequence genome encodes the following:
- the LOC132950382 gene encoding cytoplasmic polyadenylation element-binding protein 1, translated as MSTFRRGSIFQNQDVPEVTSPSVGQDRSTRDYNSFFSSPDQSLSPSRNNSGESLNSSEYFSLSTPRSSMIGRQSVPNYSTRQYTAQEQLANLRRNSLHLPYLADRSVSNMTDFGSVSQAEEVSEIGRKNLRRPKLDLSFASYGGYQIPQQQYRISPTFSDGSDPLMSHLTIGSRSNTPDDSDISNSPEAASDIINQVNINPYGSSPLTEQDLANMQRISSGRLSAGDNIHHQTQNLLSTLLANQSQYPTRYGSPAAGQSPVYEKRSPPPFWSPTRPKNDSNNNQIENRTLNRNSFSGLHKDPVFTWSGQLPKIVHSSPNYSCKVFLGGVPWDITEDGLIMAFGQFGSVKIEWPGTSTNINQPKGYVYVIMQSDQMVKQLLESSTKGSNGNYYFKISSRKMKGKEVQVIPWLINDSNCVKHPSQKLDPTRTVFVGALHGMMNAQGLFRIMDDLFGNVSYAGIDTDKYKYPIGSGRVTFSTYQSYTKAVAASFVEVKTPKFCKVIQVDPYLEDSACSVCNIQLGPYFCRDQLCYRYYCRGCWNWKHTSTTLSTHRPLMRNSKHTPTSISSPPRFTSPNNNSFSSPTHQFEVEQ; from the exons TATTTTTCTTTGAGTACGCCGCGCAGTTCAATGATTGGTCGGCAATCTGTGCCTAATTATTCAACACGCCAATATACAGCTCAG gaGCAGTTAGCAAATTTAAGACGAAACTCTCTTCATTTGCCATATCTCGCGGATAGAAGTGTGTCAAATATGACCGATTTTGGAAGTGTCAGTCAAGCTGAGGAAGTTAGTGAAATCGGACGTAAAAATCTGCGTCGACCGAAATTGGATTTATCGTTTGCGTCTTACGGCGGTTATCAGATCCCGCAACAACAGTATCGTATTTCGCCTACATTTAGTGATGGTAGTGATCCTCTGATGTCGCATCTTACGATTGGGTCCAGATCTAATACTCCCGATGATTCGGACATATCCAACAGCCCGGAAGCTGCATctgatataata aatCAAGTTAATATTAATCCTTATGGTTCATCTCCATTGACTGAACAAGACTTAGCTAACATGCAACGCATATCGAGTGGGAGATTGTCTGCTGGTGATAATATACATCATCAAACTCAAAATTTACTGAGCACATTATTGGCTAACCAAAGTCAATATCCCACCCGATATGGTTCCCCAGCCGCTGGACAGTCTCCTGTTTATGAGAAGAGATCTCCTCCTCCATTTTGGTCCCCTACGAGACCAAAAAATGATAGCAATAATAACCAAATTGAAAATCGAACTTTGAATCGCAATTCGTTca GTGGCTTGCATAAGGATCCTGTATTTACTTGGAGTGGTCAACTTCCTAAAATTGTACATAGCTCTCCGAATTATTCATGCAAAGTATTTTTGGGAGGTGTACCATGGGACATAACTGAAGATGGGTTGATCATGGCTTTTGGTCAATTTGGATCTGTTAAAATTGAATGGCCAGGCACATCAACGAACATAAATCAGCCCAAAGGTTATGTCTATGTAATAATGCAATCTGATCAAATGGTGAAACAGTTGTTGGAGTCTAGTACTAAAGGATCAAATGGAaactattatttcaaaatttcttcgCGAAAAATGAAAGGCAAAGAAGTGCAAGTAATTCCATGGCTTATAAATGACAGTAATTGTGTCAAACATCCTTCTCAAAAGTTAGATCCTACCAGGACTGTATTTGTGGGTGCATTGCATGGAATGATGAATGCACAAGGATTATTTAGAATTATGGATGATTTATTTGGCAATGTTTCATatgcag GAATTGATACTGACAAATATAAGTATCCAATTGGTTCAGGCAGAGTAACCTTTAGTACTTACCAATCGTATACAAAAGCTGTGGCTGCATCATTTGTGGAAGTTAAAACTCCTAAGTTTTGCAAAGTG ATTCAGGTTGATCCATATTTAGAAGATAGTGCTTGCAGTGTTTGTAACATTCAACTTGGACCATACTTCTGTAGAGATCAGTTGTGCTATCGTTACTATTGCCGTGGTTGTTGGAATTGGAAACATACAAGTACTACATTAAGTACACATCGTCCGTTAATGCGAAATTCTAAACACACTCCAACTAGCATAAGTTCACCACCAAGATTTACATCTCCTAATAACAACAGTTTTTCTTCACCTACGCATCa gttTGAAGTGGAGCAATGA